In Luteipulveratus mongoliensis, the DNA window TTGGGCCTACTCCGACAACCAGGTGCCGCACACCGTGTCGCTCGCGCCGTACGCGAGGGCGCGATACCACGCGAAGGACGGATCGGCGACGGCTTGGCAGCTGCTCCCGCCGCCGCGACGGTCGGCGTCATGACCCCCGATCTGACGGTCGTCGTACCCATGTACAACGAGGAGGAGGTCATCACCCTCTTCGTTGAGCGGCTGCGCCCTACCCTCGACGGACTCGAAGCCGCCTACGAGGTCCTCGTCGTGGACGACGGCTCGGCCGATCAGACGCCGGTCCTGCTGCAGCGCTTCAGACGCACGTGGCCCGAGCTGCGGGTCATCCGGCTGCGGGCCAACTCCGGCCATCAGGCGGCCATCTCGGCCGGTCTCGCCAATGCCCGTGGCGGCTGGGTCGCCACCATCGATGCGGACCTGCAGGACCCGCCTGAGGTCATCGCCGAGATGGTTCGAGCCGGCCAGGACCAGGACGTCGATGTGGTCTACGGCGTCCGGGGTGACCGCAGCACGGACAGCGCCTTCAAGCGCACCACGGCGCGGGCGTTCTACCGCCTGATGCGGCTGGTGGGCGGCGACTCCATCCGCATGGACGCCGGGGACTTCCGGCTGATGTCCCGGGCCACGGTCGATGCCGTCAATGCCCTGCCCGAGCAGCACCGGGTGCTGCGCCTGATCATCCCGACGCTCGGCTTCCCCTCGACAGAGGTCACCTATCGCCGTGATGCTCGCGCGGCGGGCAGCTCGAAGTACCCGCTGTCCAAGATGCTGCGGCTGTCCCTGGACTCCCTCACCGGACTCAGCCTCGCTCCCCTGCGCCTGGCCACGTGGTTCGGCCTCGGCGGGTTCCTGCTCGCGGCCGTGCTGCTCGCCTATGCCGTCATCGGCAAGGTCCTCGGCAACCCGATCTCGGGCTGGACCTCGACGGTCGTCATCGTCGCGGGTTTCGCCGCGTTCCAGCTGCTGTGCCTCGGCATTCTCGGTGAGTACGTCGGCCGCATCTACTCCACCCAGCAGGCACGCCCGACCTACTACGTGACCTACGACTCCCTGATGGCCCAGGACCGCGCCGCGGCCGGGTCACGGGGCTGAACCCAGCTCCGTCCTGAACGCGCGGCAGGCGTCGTACGACGGCAGCAGCCCGGCCGCGCGTGCGTCCTCCAGGGTGGGGGCCGCCGCGTCCTTCGGGGACAAGGTCGGCTCGAGCCCGTCGGGCAGCTCGAGCCCGATGGCGGGGTCCAACGGGTGAAGGCCGTGCTCACGCGTCGGGTTGTATGCCGCGCTGCACAGGTAGTGCGCGGTCGAGCCGTCCTCCAGCGCGCACAGCGCATGACCCAGGCCCTCTGAGAGGTAGACCGCCCGGCGGTCGACCGTGTCGAGCAGGACGCTCTGCCACTGGCCGAACGTCGGTGAACCGACGCGGATGTCGACGACGAAGTCCAAGAACGAGCCGCTGAGCGCCGTGACGTACTTCGCCTGCGACGGCGGCACATCGGCGTAGTGGATACCGCGCAGCGCACCGCGCGCAGACACCGAGACGTTGGTCTGCAGGACCCGCATCTCATGGCCGGTCAGCTCGGCCAGCAGATCACCACGGAACGCCTCCAGGAACACCCCACGGTCGTCGGGAAACTGACGCGGCGTCACCTGATAGGCGCCCTCGATCCGCAGCGGCTCGATCTCCATCAGGTGTCCTTGCCTTCGCGCAGCAGCTCGTGCAGATAGGCGCCGTAACCGCTCTTGACCAGCGCGTCCGCCCGCTCGCCGAGGCCGGTGTCGCTCAGCCAGCCCTGTCGCCAGGCGACCTCCTCGGGGCAGCCGACCTTGAGCCCCTGCCGGGCCTCCACGACCTGAACGAACTGACTGGCCTCGATCAGGCCGGCGAACGTCCCGGTGTCCAGCCAGGCGGTGCCACGCGGCAGCACGGTGACCCGGAGCGTGCCGCGCTCGAGGTAGGCGTTGTTGACGCCCGTGATCTCCAGCTCGCCGCGATCGCTCGGCGTCAGGCCACGGGCGATCTCGATGACGTCGTTGTCGTAGAAGTACAGCCCCGGCACGGCGTAGCTCGACCGCGGCTGCACCGGCTTCTCCTCGATCGAGAGCACGGTTCCGTCGTCACCGAACTCCACGACGCCGTACGCCGTCGGATCGGCCACGTGATAGGCGAAGATCTGGCCCCCGACCACGTCCGTGTGGTCCGACAGACGGGTGCCGAGCCCGGGCCCGAAGAACAGGTTGTCGCCGAGCACCAGCGCGACGGAGTCGCCTCCGATGAAGTCGGCACCGAGGACGAACGCCTGCGCCAGGCCCTCCGGGCGCGGCTGCGTGACGTAGGTCAGGCGGATCCCCCACTGGCTGCCGTCGCCGAGAAGCCGCCGGAACTGCTCCTGGTCTTGCGGCGTGGTGATGATCAGGATGTCGTTGATCCCGGCCAGCATCAGCGTCGAGATCGGGTAGTAGACCAGTGGTTTGTCATAGACCGGTACGAGCTGCTTGCTGATGCCCTGAGTGATCGGGTGCAGCCTCGTACCCGTGCCCCCTGCTAGCACGATCCCCTTCATGCTCGGAGACTACGGGCTACTGTCCGGACCATGAGGGTGCTTGTGACAGGTGGGGCGGGGTTCATCGGGTCGGGTTTCGTGCTGAGAGCGAGCGAGCGTCGACCCGACTGGCAGATCACGGTGCTCGATGCCCTGACGTACGCCGCCCATCCCGCCTCCCTCGACCCGGTCACCGATCGGGTCGACCTGGTCAAGGGATCGGTCACCGATCCGGATCTGGTCGATCAGCTGGTCGCTGAGCACGACGTCGTCGTGCACTTCGCCGCCGAGTCGCACAACGACAACAGCCTCGATGAGCCCTGGCCTTTCGTCGACACCAACGTCATCGGGACGT includes these proteins:
- a CDS encoding dTDP-4-dehydrorhamnose 3,5-epimerase family protein, whose translation is MEIEPLRIEGAYQVTPRQFPDDRGVFLEAFRGDLLAELTGHEMRVLQTNVSVSARGALRGIHYADVPPSQAKYVTALSGSFLDFVVDIRVGSPTFGQWQSVLLDTVDRRAVYLSEGLGHALCALEDGSTAHYLCSAAYNPTREHGLHPLDPAIGLELPDGLEPTLSPKDAAAPTLEDARAAGLLPSYDACRAFRTELGSAP
- the rfbA gene encoding glucose-1-phosphate thymidylyltransferase RfbA, with the translated sequence MKGIVLAGGTGTRLHPITQGISKQLVPVYDKPLVYYPISTLMLAGINDILIITTPQDQEQFRRLLGDGSQWGIRLTYVTQPRPEGLAQAFVLGADFIGGDSVALVLGDNLFFGPGLGTRLSDHTDVVGGQIFAYHVADPTAYGVVEFGDDGTVLSIEEKPVQPRSSYAVPGLYFYDNDVIEIARGLTPSDRGELEITGVNNAYLERGTLRVTVLPRGTAWLDTGTFAGLIEASQFVQVVEARQGLKVGCPEEVAWRQGWLSDTGLGERADALVKSGYGAYLHELLREGKDT
- a CDS encoding glycosyltransferase family 2 protein, coding for MTPDLTVVVPMYNEEEVITLFVERLRPTLDGLEAAYEVLVVDDGSADQTPVLLQRFRRTWPELRVIRLRANSGHQAAISAGLANARGGWVATIDADLQDPPEVIAEMVRAGQDQDVDVVYGVRGDRSTDSAFKRTTARAFYRLMRLVGGDSIRMDAGDFRLMSRATVDAVNALPEQHRVLRLIIPTLGFPSTEVTYRRDARAAGSSKYPLSKMLRLSLDSLTGLSLAPLRLATWFGLGGFLLAAVLLAYAVIGKVLGNPISGWTSTVVIVAGFAAFQLLCLGILGEYVGRIYSTQQARPTYYVTYDSLMAQDRAAAGSRG